The proteins below are encoded in one region of Ochotona princeps isolate mOchPri1 chromosome 24, mOchPri1.hap1, whole genome shotgun sequence:
- the LOC131483207 gene encoding ubiquitin carboxyl-terminal hydrolase 8-like, whose amino-acid sequence QPVCDRGKRCTTPEVQKKSAGDLPPASVTRDSSSGKAQREPLTRARSEEMGRIVPGLPSGWAKFLDPITGTFRYYHSPTNTVHMYPPEMAPSSAPPSTPATRKAKPQIPAKWDREPSKLKHSYSSPDISQVIQEEEKRKPTMTPTVNWENKPTSYPKAEISRLSASQIRNLNPVFGGSGPALTGLCNLGNTCYMNSILQCLCNAPHLADYFKRNCYQDDINQSNLLGHKGEVAKEFGIIMKALWMGQYRYISPKDFKITIGKINDQFAGYNQQDSQELLLFLLDGLHEDLNKADNRKRHKEENNDHLDDFKAAEYAWQKHKQLNESIIVALFQGQFKSTVHCLTCHKKSRTFEAFMYLSLPLASTSKCTLQDCLRLFSKEEKLTDNNRFYCSHCRARRDSSKKIEIWKLPPVLLVHLKRFSYDGRWKQKLQTSVDFPLENLDLSQYVIGPKNNLKKYNLFSVSNHYGGLDGGHNTAYCKNAAKQQWFKFDDHEVSDISVSSVKSSAAYILFYTSLGSRATDVAT is encoded by the coding sequence GTGCAGAAAAAGTCGGCGGGAGACTTGCCCCCTGCATCAGTGACCAGAGATTCAAGTTCAGGCAAGGCTCAACGAGAACCTTTGACAAGAGCAAGAAGTGAAGAAATGGGGAGGATTGTGCCAGGACTGCCTTCTGGCTGGGCCAAGTTTCTTGACCCAATCACTGGAACCTTTCGTTATTATCATTCACCCACCAACACTGTTCATATGTACCCACCGGAAATGGCTCCTTCATCTGCACCTCCTTCCACCCCTGCAACTCGTAAAGCCAAGCCACAGATTCCTGCTAAATGGGATAGGGAACCGTCCAAACTGAAGCACTCCTACTCCTCCCCAGATATATCCCAGGTCatccaggaagaagagaaaaggaagccaACAATGACTCCAACAGTTAATTGGGAAAATAAGCCGACATCCTATCCTAAAGCTGAGATCTCGAGACTTTCTGCTTCTCAGATTCGGAACCTCAATCCTGTGTTTGGAGGCTCTGGACCAGCTCTCACAGGACTCTgtaatctaggaaacacttgttACATGAACTCAATACTGCAGTGCCTGTGTAATGCTCCGCATTTGGCGGACTACTTCAAGCGAAACTGTTACCAGGATGATATTAACCAGTCAAATTTATTGGGGCATAAAGGTGAAGTGGCTAAAGAATTTGGAATAATCATGAAAGCTCTGTGGATGGGGCAGTATAGATATATCAGTCCAAAAGACTTTAAAATCACCATTGGGAAAATCAACGATCAGTTCGCAGGGTACAACCAGCAAGATTCCCAGGAACTGCTCCTGTTCCTCTTGGATGGTCTCCATGAAGATCTAAACAAAGCTGATAATCGGAAGagacataaagaagaaaataatgatcaTCTTGATGACTTTAAGGCTGCAGAATATGCTTGGCAGAAGCACAAGCAGCTCAATGAATCTATTATTGTCGCACTTTTTCAGGGTCAGTTCAAATCCACAGTACATTGCCTCACCTGTCACAAAAAGTCCAGGACTTTTGAGGCCTTCATGTATTTGTCTCTACCACTAGCATCCACAAGTAAATGTACGCTTCAGGATTGCCTTAGATTATTTTCCAAAGAAGAGAAACTTACAGATAACAACAGATTCTATTGCAGTCATTGCAGAGCTCGCCGTGACTCCTCAAAAAAGATAGAAATCTGGAAACTGCCACCTGTGCTGTTGGTGCATCTGAAACGTTTTTCCTATGATGGCAGGTGGAAGCAAAAATTACAGACATCTGTGGACTTCCCATTAGAAAATCTTGACTTGTCACAGTATGTCATTGGCCCAAAGAACAACTTGAAGAAGTAtaacttgttttctgtttcaaatcACTACGGCGGACTGGATGGAGGCCACAACACTGCCTACTGTAAAAATGCAGCAAAACAGCAGTGGTTCAAGTTTGATGACCATGAAGTTTCTgacatctctgtttcttctgtgaAATCTTCCGCGGCTTATATCCTCTTTTATACTTCACTGGGATCACGAGCAACTGATGTAGCCACATAA